Proteins encoded by one window of Streptomyces sp. NBC_01571:
- a CDS encoding alpha/beta fold hydrolase has product MSGRDVRSRNHVTVTGRPDAPVVMLAHGFGCDQNMWRLVVPLLAPDFTVVLFDHVGAGRSDLSSWSEQRYSTTSGYAEDVLDICRDLALGPVTSVGHSVSAMMGVLAAEREPDAFAGLVLLAPSPCFIDDRASGYRGGFSAQDIEERLESLDANYLGWSGAMAPVIAGNPDRPELGEELTNSFCRTDPDIARSFARVTFLSDNREDLARVRVPTLVAQCSGDAIAPPEVDVFVRSRIPGSRLVTLNATGHCPQLAAPAETAAAIAAFAGPGR; this is encoded by the coding sequence ATGTCCGGTAGGGACGTGCGGAGCAGGAACCATGTGACGGTGACCGGCCGCCCCGATGCCCCGGTGGTGATGCTCGCGCACGGATTCGGGTGCGACCAGAACATGTGGCGGCTCGTGGTGCCGCTTCTGGCGCCCGATTTCACCGTGGTGCTCTTCGATCACGTCGGAGCTGGGCGCTCGGACCTGTCGTCGTGGAGCGAGCAGCGCTACTCCACGACGAGTGGTTATGCCGAGGACGTCCTGGACATCTGCCGTGATCTTGCGCTCGGGCCCGTGACGTCCGTGGGCCACTCCGTGAGCGCGATGATGGGTGTTCTCGCCGCGGAACGGGAGCCGGACGCGTTCGCCGGCCTCGTCCTCCTCGCCCCGTCACCGTGTTTCATCGACGACCGGGCCTCCGGATACAGGGGAGGATTCAGCGCCCAGGACATCGAGGAACGGCTCGAGTCGCTGGACGCGAACTATCTGGGCTGGTCGGGTGCCATGGCCCCGGTGATCGCGGGCAATCCCGACCGCCCCGAACTGGGCGAGGAGCTGACCAACAGCTTCTGCCGCACCGACCCGGACATCGCCCGCAGCTTCGCCCGGGTGACGTTCCTGTCCGACAATCGCGAGGACCTCGCCCGGGTGCGGGTTCCGACCCTGGTCGCGCAGTGTTCCGGCGACGCGATCGCGCCGCCGGAGGTGGATGTCTTCGTGCGGTCGCGGATTCCGGGCAGTCGCCTCGTCACGCTGAACGCCACCGGTCACTGCCCGCAGCTCGCCGCCCCCGCGGAGACCGCTGCCGCCATCGCGGCCTTCGCCGGGCCCGGCCGATGA
- a CDS encoding LLM class F420-dependent oxidoreductase — protein sequence MVQIGYTMMTEQAGPRELVGHVVGAERAGFDFSVTSDHYFPWLESQGHAPYAWSVLGAAAQATERIPLMTYVTCPTTRYHPVVVAQKAATMQLLSQGRFRLGLGSGENLNEHVVGGGWPAAQVRLEKLEEAVEIIRSLFAGGSVSRHGAHFDVENAKLWDLPDVPPPIGVAVSGDRSCELAGHLADLLIATEPEPGLISAFDRHGGAGKPKVGQLPICYDTDRDAAIARAHDQFRWFGSGWPVNSELPGPAGFTGATQFVRPEDVARSIPCGDDVDAVVEAVAPYVDAGFTEVALVQIGGDHQEPYLEWAQQKLLPALRDL from the coding sequence ATGGTCCAGATCGGCTACACGATGATGACCGAGCAGGCCGGTCCGCGAGAGCTCGTCGGCCACGTGGTCGGAGCCGAACGCGCCGGATTCGACTTCTCGGTCACGTCCGATCACTACTTCCCCTGGCTGGAGTCCCAGGGGCACGCCCCCTACGCATGGAGCGTCCTCGGTGCCGCGGCGCAGGCCACCGAACGCATTCCCCTGATGACCTACGTGACGTGCCCGACGACCCGCTACCACCCGGTGGTGGTCGCCCAGAAGGCCGCCACCATGCAACTCCTCTCACAGGGACGCTTCCGCCTGGGACTCGGCTCCGGGGAGAACCTCAACGAGCACGTGGTGGGAGGCGGATGGCCCGCCGCGCAGGTGCGGCTGGAGAAGCTCGAGGAGGCGGTGGAGATCATCCGCTCGCTCTTCGCGGGAGGATCCGTCAGCCGTCACGGTGCCCACTTCGACGTCGAGAACGCCAAGTTGTGGGATCTGCCCGACGTGCCCCCGCCGATCGGCGTCGCCGTCTCCGGTGACCGCTCGTGCGAACTCGCCGGTCACCTTGCCGACCTCCTGATCGCCACGGAACCCGAACCCGGCCTGATCTCCGCGTTCGACCGACACGGCGGCGCGGGCAAGCCCAAGGTCGGTCAGCTGCCGATCTGTTACGACACCGACCGCGACGCGGCGATCGCCCGCGCCCACGACCAGTTCCGCTGGTTCGGCAGCGGCTGGCCGGTCAACTCCGAACTCCCCGGACCCGCCGGATTCACCGGTGCCACCCAGTTCGTACGGCCCGAGGACGTGGCCCGGTCCATTCCCTGCGGCGACGACGTGGACGCCGTCGTCGAGGCCGTCGCCCCCTACGTGGATGCGGGGTTCACCGAGGTCGCCCTCGTCCAGATCGGCGGGGACCACCAGGAACCGTACCTGGAGTGGGCCCAGCAGAAGCTGCTCCCCGCCCTGCGCGATCTGTGA
- a CDS encoding NAD(P)/FAD-dependent oxidoreductase, translating into MIDVLVGGGGPAGLAAAIHAALAGLEAVVVEPRTAPVDKACGEGVMPGGVAALRGLGVEVTGRELRGIRYLDGAARAEASFRGLGGLGIRRTALHSALHRRALALGVRMLPGKVGEVHQSADTVTAAGITARWLIAADGLHSPVRRSLGLELPGRPRGRYGLRRHYRAEPWTDFVEVHWSRHGEAYVTPVGDDLVGVAVLSDSRRGYDDHLAGFPALTASLRGPVATEVRGAGPLLQRVRRRVAGRVLLVGDAAGYLDALTGEGVALALASAGAAVHCLVAGRPGAYERAWVRLTRRHRLLTGALLAASRRPATARLIVPAASRMPLLFSAAVRALQ; encoded by the coding sequence GTGATCGACGTACTCGTGGGCGGCGGCGGGCCGGCCGGTCTGGCCGCCGCGATCCACGCCGCGCTCGCCGGTCTGGAGGCCGTCGTGGTCGAACCGCGGACAGCGCCCGTGGACAAGGCCTGCGGAGAAGGTGTCATGCCCGGCGGTGTCGCCGCCCTGCGAGGACTGGGCGTCGAGGTCACCGGCCGCGAACTGCGCGGCATCCGGTACCTGGACGGCGCCGCGCGGGCCGAAGCCTCCTTCCGCGGCCTCGGAGGGCTGGGGATCCGCCGTACCGCGCTGCACTCCGCACTGCACCGGCGCGCCCTCGCCCTCGGCGTGCGCATGCTGCCCGGCAAGGTCGGCGAGGTTCACCAGAGCGCGGACACGGTCACCGCCGCCGGGATCACGGCCCGTTGGCTGATCGCCGCCGACGGCCTGCACTCCCCGGTGCGCCGAAGCCTGGGGCTGGAACTGCCGGGCCGTCCCCGCGGCCGGTACGGGCTGCGCCGGCACTACCGCGCCGAGCCGTGGACGGACTTCGTCGAGGTCCACTGGTCGCGGCACGGCGAGGCCTACGTGACCCCGGTCGGCGACGACCTGGTGGGCGTCGCGGTCCTCAGCGACAGCCGTCGCGGCTACGACGATCACCTGGCCGGCTTCCCGGCTCTCACGGCGTCGCTGCGCGGGCCGGTCGCGACGGAGGTACGCGGCGCGGGACCGTTGTTGCAGCGGGTGCGGCGCCGGGTCGCCGGCCGTGTCCTGCTCGTCGGCGACGCCGCGGGTTACCTGGACGCGCTGACCGGGGAGGGCGTCGCCCTCGCGTTGGCGTCGGCCGGGGCCGCCGTCCACTGCCTGGTCGCCGGGCGACCGGGCGCGTACGAGCGAGCCTGGGTGCGACTGACCCGGCGTCACAGGCTGCTGACCGGAGCCCTGCTGGCCGCGAGCCGCCGTCCCGCCACCGCCCGCCTCATCGTCCCCGCGGCGTCCCGGATGCCCCTGCTGTTCTCGGCCGCTGTCCGCGCACTGCAATAG
- a CDS encoding aromatic acid exporter family protein, protein MPKWDCAPGKVKVAVLGAAGYVRQAVRAPGGERDDLLLGVKTVVAAMIAWMLTRQFLPPAVATFAPFTAMVTLQATLYRSLRDCVQYLVAISVGATLAAALAAVAGIHGWTFGLLTLVALWLGRVKRLGQHGTQVAVVGFFAFSSGAGRIDYIGHLAASVVIGALCGLVAHLALVPARHTRHRQEAAADLFTGMSRRVDSLADAFDGETPGRDQVRQWRQAWLSASGDCEALHRSIGAEEENGLLNPRRSVGGAAEALSRARDAVTVAQQCLDHLRSITRTLDHAIDSQELEKLPTAFRSGLGSLLRTVATAMEEMGKTSLTDSGRLSELIDEAADELDIIQQGLLSGPGPQRAAPTLQGTLLTDAARLLAELRSDRPALSLR, encoded by the coding sequence GTGCCGAAGTGGGATTGCGCGCCCGGAAAAGTGAAGGTGGCCGTCCTGGGGGCAGCCGGTTACGTTCGGCAGGCGGTGCGGGCCCCGGGCGGCGAGCGGGACGACCTGCTCCTCGGTGTGAAGACCGTCGTCGCGGCCATGATCGCGTGGATGCTGACCCGCCAGTTCCTGCCGCCGGCGGTCGCCACGTTCGCTCCGTTCACCGCCATGGTGACGTTGCAGGCGACCTTGTACCGCTCGCTGCGCGACTGTGTGCAATACCTGGTGGCGATATCGGTCGGAGCCACTCTCGCCGCGGCGCTGGCGGCCGTCGCGGGCATCCACGGCTGGACGTTCGGCCTGCTCACCCTGGTCGCGCTCTGGCTGGGCCGGGTGAAGCGGCTTGGTCAGCACGGCACACAGGTCGCCGTCGTGGGCTTCTTCGCCTTCTCCTCGGGAGCAGGGCGCATCGACTACATCGGCCATCTGGCCGCGTCCGTCGTCATCGGCGCGCTCTGCGGACTCGTCGCCCATCTCGCCCTCGTTCCCGCCCGCCACACCCGTCATCGCCAGGAGGCCGCCGCCGACCTGTTCACCGGCATGAGCCGGCGCGTCGACAGCCTGGCCGACGCCTTCGACGGGGAGACCCCCGGTCGGGACCAGGTGCGGCAGTGGCGCCAGGCCTGGCTCAGCGCCTCCGGCGACTGCGAGGCCCTGCACCGCAGCATCGGGGCGGAGGAGGAGAACGGTCTCCTCAACCCACGCCGGAGTGTCGGTGGGGCCGCCGAAGCGCTTTCCCGGGCCCGCGACGCCGTCACGGTCGCCCAGCAGTGCCTGGACCATCTGCGGTCCATCACACGCACCCTGGACCACGCCATCGACAGCCAGGAACTCGAGAAGCTGCCTACGGCCTTCCGCTCCGGCCTCGGCTCCCTGCTGCGGACAGTGGCCACCGCGATGGAGGAGATGGGCAAGACCTCCCTCACCGACTCGGGCCGTCTCTCCGAGCTGATCGACGAGGCCGCAGACGAACTCGACATCATCCAGCAAGGACTTCTGTCGGGCCCGGGACCCCAGCGGGCAGCGCCCACGTTGCAGGGCACCCTTCTCACCGACGCGGCCCGCCTCCTGGCCGAACTCCGCTCGGACCGTCCGGCGCTGAGCCTGCGCTGA
- a CDS encoding SpoIIE family protein phosphatase, which yields MTCGPDGNERSENSIPQGRLGDDHAMFSALLEDSVEDLYEHAPCGYLSTTLDGLIAKFNTTLLDWLGYTSADLVGRRKFSDLLTVGGRLYHETHFAPLLRMQGEISGVALELRAADGSRLPVLVTSTIRTGTGGEPLLIRTTVFDARDRRAYEVELLRARQESDRERERLKRLNVTLQQTLLPPTLVGVPGLDVAAHYHVASADEVGGDFYDLFPLSAGTWGFFLGDVCGKGAAAAAVTSLARYTLRAAAVYDPDPAAVLTNLNTVLNHEYHGQDPRFCTVIFGLLTPDGEARGFRVSLASGGHPPALLLRADGRADFLPTVGGQLIGALPDARIRTTTVRLDPGDTLLLTTDGLTEAHSASAGRRYGDEALLEFAQELAPTTAHDAVAAIRDLLDTFGTGVDDDAAVLALNVPRSTGDEQP from the coding sequence ATGACGTGCGGGCCCGACGGCAACGAGCGGAGCGAGAATTCGATCCCGCAGGGTCGGCTGGGCGACGACCACGCGATGTTCTCGGCGCTGCTGGAGGACAGCGTCGAGGATCTGTACGAACACGCGCCGTGCGGTTACCTCTCCACCACGCTGGACGGCCTCATCGCGAAGTTCAACACCACGTTGCTGGACTGGCTCGGCTACACCAGCGCCGACCTGGTGGGCCGCAGGAAGTTCTCCGACCTGCTCACCGTGGGCGGTCGCCTCTACCACGAGACCCACTTCGCTCCGCTGCTGCGCATGCAGGGCGAGATCAGCGGCGTCGCCCTGGAACTCAGAGCCGCCGACGGCAGCCGTCTGCCGGTCCTGGTGACCTCCACCATCCGTACGGGCACCGGCGGGGAGCCCCTGCTGATCCGGACCACCGTCTTCGACGCCCGCGACCGCCGTGCGTACGAGGTCGAGCTCCTGCGCGCCCGCCAGGAATCGGATCGGGAACGCGAACGTCTCAAGCGTCTGAACGTCACCCTGCAGCAGACGCTTCTGCCGCCCACCCTGGTCGGCGTGCCCGGTCTCGACGTCGCCGCGCACTACCATGTCGCCTCCGCCGACGAGGTCGGCGGCGACTTCTACGACCTGTTCCCTCTGTCCGCCGGGACCTGGGGATTCTTCCTGGGCGACGTCTGCGGGAAAGGCGCGGCAGCCGCAGCCGTCACCTCCCTGGCCCGCTACACACTCCGCGCGGCCGCTGTGTACGACCCCGACCCGGCTGCCGTGCTCACCAATCTCAACACCGTCCTGAACCACGAGTATCACGGCCAGGATCCGCGGTTCTGTACCGTCATCTTCGGCCTGCTCACCCCCGACGGCGAGGCGCGCGGCTTCAGGGTCAGCCTGGCGAGCGGGGGTCACCCTCCGGCCCTGCTGTTGCGCGCGGACGGCCGGGCCGACTTCCTGCCCACGGTCGGCGGCCAGTTGATCGGTGCGCTGCCCGACGCCCGCATCCGCACCACCACGGTCCGCCTCGACCCCGGCGACACGCTGCTCCTGACCACCGACGGCCTCACCGAAGCCCACTCCGCGAGCGCCGGCCGCCGCTACGGCGACGAGGCCCTCCTGGAGTTCGCGCAGGAACTGGCACCCACCACCGCTCATGACGCCGTGGCCGCGATCCGGGACCTGCTCGACACCTTCGGTACCGGTGTGGACGACGACGCGGCCGTACTGGCCCTCAACGTCCCCCGATCGACCGGTGACGAGCAGCCCTGA
- the tal gene encoding transaldolase, translating into MSHSPVSDPLAELSAAGVSVWLDDLSRELLAGGELEKLIADKHVVGVTTNPTIFASALSKGDRYSEQLRLLGGKGVSVDDAVLALTTDDVRAACQTFGPVHLRTGGTDGRVSIEVDPRLARDSDATIDQARKLWETVDRPNLLVKIPATREGLAAITAVVAQGISVNVTLIFSLDRYRAVMDAYLTGLEQAQAAGHDLADIHSVASFFVSRVDTEVDRRLDALGTPEAQALKGKAAIANARLAHQAYAEMTAGSRWQALAAAGARPQRPLWASTGVKNPAYPDTMYVSELVIAGTVNTMPGSTLTAFADHGTLPSDAPAADDYAASTAHFEALRRAGVDFTDVTDTLEREGLAKFEDSWSELTASVDREMRAVSTDEPGSRPSPKKSAGADLLAIYLNDHLAGATAGLELFRRAAQTQKDQEHGTTLAELAHAVEQDRDSLTQIMTDLGVSTDHAKVALGWFAEKAGRIKPNGHLFSRSPLSDVLELESMLLGVQAKSACWRVLRALADSDERLFVEHLDELLERAERQAATLEGLRLTVAGPVFRSAH; encoded by the coding sequence ATGTCTCATTCCCCCGTGTCGGATCCGCTCGCCGAGCTGTCCGCAGCAGGCGTCTCGGTCTGGCTGGACGACCTGTCCCGTGAGCTGCTGGCCGGGGGTGAGCTGGAGAAACTGATCGCGGACAAGCATGTCGTAGGGGTCACGACGAACCCCACGATCTTCGCCTCCGCGCTCTCCAAAGGGGACCGCTACAGCGAGCAACTGCGCCTGCTGGGCGGCAAGGGCGTGAGCGTCGACGACGCCGTCCTCGCCCTCACCACCGACGACGTACGGGCCGCCTGCCAGACGTTCGGCCCTGTGCACCTGCGCACCGGCGGGACCGACGGGCGGGTCTCCATCGAGGTCGACCCCCGCCTGGCACGGGACAGCGATGCCACGATCGACCAGGCACGGAAACTGTGGGAGACCGTCGACCGGCCGAATCTTCTGGTCAAGATCCCGGCCACCCGCGAGGGACTGGCCGCGATCACCGCCGTCGTCGCCCAGGGCATCAGCGTCAACGTCACGCTGATCTTCTCCCTGGACCGCTATCGCGCGGTGATGGACGCCTACCTGACCGGACTGGAGCAGGCCCAGGCCGCCGGCCACGACCTGGCGGACATCCACTCCGTCGCCTCGTTCTTCGTCTCCCGCGTCGACACCGAGGTCGACCGCCGCCTCGACGCCCTCGGCACCCCCGAGGCCCAGGCGCTCAAGGGCAAAGCCGCGATCGCCAACGCCCGGCTCGCCCACCAGGCCTATGCGGAGATGACCGCCGGGTCCCGCTGGCAGGCCCTCGCCGCGGCCGGCGCCCGCCCGCAGCGGCCTCTGTGGGCGTCCACCGGGGTCAAGAACCCGGCGTACCCCGACACGATGTACGTCAGTGAACTCGTCATCGCGGGCACCGTGAACACCATGCCCGGCAGCACGCTGACGGCGTTCGCCGACCACGGCACCCTGCCCTCCGACGCGCCGGCCGCCGATGACTACGCCGCCTCGACAGCCCACTTCGAGGCGCTGCGACGCGCAGGAGTCGACTTCACGGACGTCACGGACACCCTCGAACGCGAAGGGCTCGCCAAGTTCGAGGACAGCTGGAGCGAACTCACCGCCTCGGTGGACCGCGAGATGCGTGCCGTCTCCACCGACGAGCCGGGTTCCCGCCCGTCCCCGAAGAAGTCGGCGGGCGCAGACCTGCTGGCGATCTACCTCAACGACCACCTGGCCGGCGCGACCGCCGGACTGGAACTCTTCCGACGGGCCGCACAGACGCAGAAGGACCAGGAACACGGCACCACGCTGGCGGAACTCGCCCACGCGGTGGAGCAGGACCGTGACTCGCTGACGCAGATCATGACCGACCTGGGAGTGTCGACCGACCACGCGAAGGTGGCCCTCGGCTGGTTCGCCGAGAAGGCGGGCCGCATCAAGCCCAACGGCCATCTCTTCTCCCGCTCCCCGCTCAGCGACGTCCTGGAGCTGGAGTCCATGCTGCTGGGTGTCCAGGCCAAGTCGGCATGCTGGCGGGTCCTGCGGGCCCTGGCGGACTCCGACGAGCGACTTTTCGTCGAACACCTGGACGAACTTCTGGAGCGGGCCGAGCGTCAGGCCGCCACACTGGAAGGGTTGCGTCTCACCGTGGCCGGACCCGTCTTCCGGTCCGCGCACTGA
- a CDS encoding DUF4190 domain-containing protein, protein MSRPVPETAQASWRRDPYSLAAASFILGLVGLLVFNLVLGPTAVVLGLVALHRGTTHRHRAYLGILLGATDLIVLALVTAADNTVAWHL, encoded by the coding sequence GTGAGCCGGCCCGTTCCCGAGACCGCGCAGGCGTCATGGCGTCGCGACCCGTACAGTCTGGCCGCGGCATCCTTCATTCTCGGCCTGGTCGGTCTGCTGGTCTTCAACCTGGTCCTGGGCCCGACCGCCGTCGTTCTCGGGCTTGTCGCCCTGCACCGCGGCACCACCCACCGCCATCGGGCGTACCTCGGGATCCTGCTGGGTGCCACAGATCTGATCGTGCTCGCCCTGGTGACCGCGGCCGACAACACCGTCGCCTGGCACCTCTGA
- a CDS encoding type 1 glutamine amidotransferase domain-containing protein yields MRIAFLTAPEGVEQIELTEPWEAVTEAGGEPVLVSTKPGRIQAFNHLDKADTFPVDQVVADVSATSFDGLVLPGGVANPDALRLDEGAVSFVRDFFDQGRPVAAICHAAWTLVEAGVVLGRVLTSWPSLQTDIRNAGGTWVDEQVHVCDQGPNVLITSRRPDDLKAFREAFLAEFAKASPKKAS; encoded by the coding sequence ATGCGCATCGCATTCTTGACGGCGCCGGAGGGCGTCGAGCAGATCGAACTCACCGAGCCCTGGGAGGCGGTGACCGAGGCAGGCGGTGAGCCCGTTCTCGTGTCGACGAAGCCCGGCCGGATCCAGGCCTTCAACCATCTGGACAAGGCGGACACCTTCCCCGTCGACCAGGTCGTCGCCGACGTCTCGGCCACGTCCTTCGACGGCCTCGTGTTGCCCGGTGGCGTCGCCAACCCGGACGCGCTGCGCCTCGACGAAGGGGCGGTCTCCTTCGTTCGCGACTTCTTCGACCAGGGCCGGCCCGTGGCCGCGATCTGCCATGCCGCCTGGACACTGGTCGAAGCGGGCGTCGTCCTGGGCCGCGTGCTCACTTCGTGGCCGAGTCTGCAGACGGACATCCGCAACGCGGGCGGCACCTGGGTCGACGAGCAGGTGCACGTCTGCGACCAGGGCCCGAACGTCCTGATCACCAGCCGCAGGCCGGATGACCTGAAGGCGTTCCGTGAGGCGTTCCTGGCGGAGTTCGCGAAGGCGTCACCGAAGAAAGCGTCCTGA
- a CDS encoding HAD family hydrolase yields the protein MTTKRAAIFDVDGTLVDTNHLHVVTWWEAFRQAGHRVPMREIHRAVGLSGGDLIDHLLGEDRDRDGDEQLTAAHHALYATYFDRLPPLDSAADLLRALAARGWEIVLATSAGGAELAALRRAIDADDVILGSASADDVADGKPAPDPVAEARALAGVPSGRAVFVGDTVWDMKAAARDGVTPVAVLSGGLPRADLEAAGARAVYRDPADLLEHLDTSVFADQE from the coding sequence ATGACCACGAAACGTGCTGCGATCTTCGATGTCGACGGAACGCTGGTCGACACCAACCACCTGCATGTCGTCACCTGGTGGGAGGCCTTCCGGCAGGCGGGCCACCGGGTTCCCATGCGTGAGATCCACCGGGCCGTGGGCCTCAGCGGAGGGGACCTGATCGACCATCTGCTCGGCGAGGACCGCGACCGGGACGGCGACGAGCAGCTCACCGCGGCCCACCACGCCCTCTATGCCACGTACTTCGACCGGCTGCCGCCACTCGACTCGGCGGCCGACCTGCTGCGCGCCCTGGCGGCGCGAGGGTGGGAGATCGTACTGGCCACCTCGGCGGGTGGCGCGGAACTCGCCGCCCTGCGCAGGGCCATCGACGCGGACGACGTCATCCTCGGGTCGGCCAGCGCGGACGACGTCGCCGACGGCAAGCCCGCTCCTGATCCCGTCGCCGAGGCCAGAGCCCTGGCGGGCGTACCGAGCGGAAGGGCCGTGTTCGTCGGCGACACCGTCTGGGACATGAAGGCCGCCGCACGCGACGGGGTGACCCCCGTCGCGGTACTGTCCGGCGGGCTCCCGCGCGCGGACCTGGAGGCGGCGGGTGCCCGCGCGGTGTACCGGGACCCCGCCGACCTCCTCGAACACCTGGATACCAGCGTCTTCGCCGACCAGGAGTGA
- a CDS encoding LPFR motif small protein, with product MFRAVADVLRTVGSATATVVTLPFRALARLFGGASRSAP from the coding sequence ATGTTCCGTGCCGTCGCCGATGTGCTCCGAACCGTCGGCAGTGCGACCGCCACCGTCGTGACCCTGCCGTTCAGGGCGCTCGCCCGGCTGTTCGGCGGGGCCTCCCGTTCAGCGCCCTGA
- a CDS encoding isoprenylcysteine carboxyl methyltransferase family protein yields the protein MIWYGLLLAAVAAERVAELVVARRNARWSTARGATVTGQGHYPAMVALHTGLLVGCLAEVWLAGRPFLPALAWPMLALLPAAQGLRWWCVRTLGPRWNTRVIVVPGLPLVTSGPYRRRWLRHPNYVAVVAEGVALPLVHTAWITAAAFTVLNAALLTVRIRCENRALATATTPSSTTPAPA from the coding sequence ATGATCTGGTACGGACTACTGCTGGCCGCAGTCGCCGCCGAGCGTGTCGCCGAACTCGTCGTCGCCCGCCGCAACGCGCGCTGGAGCACCGCCCGCGGCGCCACGGTGACCGGGCAGGGTCACTATCCGGCGATGGTCGCCCTCCACACCGGTCTGCTGGTCGGCTGCCTGGCCGAGGTGTGGCTGGCCGGCCGGCCCTTTCTGCCCGCCCTGGCCTGGCCGATGCTGGCCCTGCTGCCGGCCGCCCAGGGACTGCGGTGGTGGTGCGTCCGCACCCTGGGACCCCGTTGGAACACCCGGGTGATCGTCGTTCCCGGCCTGCCGCTGGTGACGAGCGGCCCCTACCGCCGGCGGTGGCTGCGGCATCCGAACTATGTGGCCGTCGTCGCCGAGGGCGTGGCGCTGCCCCTGGTGCACACCGCCTGGATCACCGCGGCCGCGTTCACCGTGCTCAACGCCGCGCTGCTCACCGTGCGCATCCGCTGCGAGAACCGCGCGCTGGCCACCGCGACCACACCGTCCTCGACCACGCCCGCGCCCGCGTGA
- a CDS encoding Asp23/Gls24 family envelope stress response protein gives MTDTGEPEASRGMFTGNAISKDVRATRDDDRDHGAQGRTTIADGVVEKIAGTAAREVIGVHALGSGIARAFGAARERVPGTAKSVSRGVKVEVGETQTAIDLEIVVDYGVSIQDVTGAVREGVISAVEWMTGLETVEVNIAVSDVKLPDEPEEEDEDREEAPSPLR, from the coding sequence ATGACCGACACCGGAGAGCCCGAGGCGTCCCGTGGCATGTTCACGGGGAACGCCATCAGCAAGGACGTCCGCGCGACGCGTGACGACGACCGCGACCACGGTGCTCAGGGCCGGACCACCATCGCCGATGGTGTGGTCGAGAAGATCGCTGGAACGGCAGCCCGTGAAGTGATCGGCGTCCATGCCTTGGGCAGCGGAATCGCCCGGGCCTTCGGCGCCGCGCGGGAACGCGTGCCCGGCACCGCCAAGTCCGTCTCACGTGGGGTCAAGGTCGAAGTCGGCGAGACGCAGACGGCCATCGATCTGGAGATCGTCGTCGACTACGGCGTCTCCATCCAGGACGTGACGGGCGCCGTGCGGGAGGGCGTGATCTCCGCCGTCGAATGGATGACGGGCTTGGAGACCGTCGAGGTCAACATCGCGGTCAGCGACGTGAAGCTTCCCGACGAACCCGAGGAGGAGGACGAGGACCGGGAGGAGGCGCCGTCGCCGCTGCGGTAG
- a CDS encoding SPW repeat protein encodes MASTHHAPIEEHPDLVELRARHDRAATTPRAQMIEALALITGLYLAASPWICGFNGATTLTVTNLIAGIAYMLLLGGLGSSYERTHSMAWAAAVIGIWTCVAPWVVAGDVAHTRSITSNLITGAVATLIAVAAAVATTSAARGHTEGRRGSTRNQDDRRAMPLGRDDR; translated from the coding sequence ATGGCGTCAACCCATCACGCGCCCATCGAAGAACACCCCGACCTCGTGGAGCTGCGCGCCCGGCACGACCGCGCCGCCACCACCCCACGCGCCCAGATGATCGAGGCCCTGGCCCTCATCACCGGCCTGTACCTCGCCGCGTCCCCCTGGATATGCGGCTTCAACGGTGCCACCACGCTCACGGTGACCAACCTGATCGCCGGTATCGCCTACATGCTGCTCCTGGGAGGCCTCGGCAGTTCCTACGAGCGCACCCACTCCATGGCCTGGGCCGCCGCCGTGATCGGCATCTGGACCTGTGTCGCCCCCTGGGTCGTCGCCGGCGACGTCGCCCACACCCGATCCATCACCAGCAACCTCATCACCGGCGCCGTCGCGACCCTCATCGCCGTCGCCGCCGCTGTTGCCACCACCTCCGCCGCCCGCGGCCACACCGAGGGCCGCCGCGGCAGCACCCGCAACCAGGACGACCGCCGTGCCATGCCACTGGGACGCGACGACCGCTGA